A region from the Coffea eugenioides isolate CCC68of chromosome 9, Ceug_1.0, whole genome shotgun sequence genome encodes:
- the LOC113782337 gene encoding uncharacterized protein LOC113782337, with translation MASEATSQSKGKGKGYFTWTPEMDRVMGTCFIDQMNQGNKLDGKCAWKTVAYTAVMNALFNKLNISVTKANIISRFKTWEKHYDILYPLLQSCNSGSTIIWDYSRGRIDVRDEDVWNARVSENPKILPYRKKIVVENWEDICRLFSQDRANGEGAQTIFEANTEAEVEESANLEESFETDSRSLEDEVMNALLARQRSKSKASSSTNDRGTKRKLTSSQVLYKVLGRMADSLDKYLNSECSKVTTKMVEDELSKIELDRFQFLKGIDLLMNDRTKYDTFSGLQDDLKKDWLLMHIGN, from the coding sequence ATGGCATCTGAAGCAACATCTCAGTCAAAAGGGAAAGGCAAAGGGTATTTCACTTGGACTCCTGAAATGGATCGTGTAATGGGCACTTGTTTTATTGACCAAATGAACCAAGGAAACAAATTGGATGGTAAATGTGCATGGAAAACAGTAGCCTACACTGCAGTAATGAATGCTTTATTCAATAAACTCAATATATCTGTGACAAAGGCTAATATTATATCTCGTTTCAAGACATGGGAGAAACACTATGACATCTTATACCCACTGCTCCAGTCCTGTAACTCTGGGTCTACGATAATATGGGACTACTCTAGAGGTAGAATTGATGTTCGTGATGAGGATGTATGGAATGCTCGAGTAAGTGAGAATCCAAAAATTCTTCCTTACAGAAAAAAAATTGTGGTTGAAAATTGGGAGGACATCTGTAGACTGTTTTCACAAGATCGTGCAAATGGAGAGGGTGCCCAAACTATTTTTGAGGCTAATACTGAAGCTGAAGTTGAAGAGTCTGCTAATTTAGAGGAATCATTTGAGACTGATTCACGATCTTTAGAAGATGAAGTTATGAATGCACTGCTAGCTCGACAACGGTCAAAATCAAAAGCTTCATCTTCAACAAATGATCGTGGCACAAAGAGAAAACTAACTAGCTCTCAAGTACTTTACAAAGTGTTGGGACGAATGGCAGATTCACTGGATAAGTACTTAAATTCAGAATGCTCAAAAGTTACAACTAAAATGGTGGAAGACGAGTTATCTAAAATTGAATTGgatagatttcaatttttgaaggGTATTGATTTACTTATGAATGACAGGACAAAGTATGACACTTTTTCTGGTCTCCAAGATGACTTAAAAAAGGATTGGCTATTGATGCACATtggtaattga